One window of Paenibacillus sp. FSL K6-3182 genomic DNA carries:
- a CDS encoding DUF6320 domain-containing protein, producing MRLCNRCNVSVDDQHDYCPLCSRPLGNRGNSASEYPSYAKLHQETAVFTRTKLFLFLTISAIVLSITINLLTLQLNPKLWSAIVTTGLIYAWVIVKDTILSKAHIGKKILFHYAILALFLLVIDIFVGFMKWSTTYAIPLFGMAATFMMTLLAIIKKSLWHNDIGYLLAMFFISLCPAILFIFQLADVIWPSVAAIVYSLLTIIGMIIFSDRQFKEEIKKRFHF from the coding sequence ATGAGGTTATGCAATCGATGCAATGTGAGCGTTGACGATCAGCACGACTATTGTCCGTTATGCTCGAGGCCTCTTGGGAATCGCGGGAATAGTGCGTCAGAGTACCCCTCCTATGCAAAATTACATCAAGAAACAGCCGTATTTACACGTACGAAGCTGTTTTTGTTTTTAACGATATCGGCTATAGTACTCTCGATTACGATTAATTTATTAACGTTGCAGCTCAATCCTAAATTGTGGTCTGCGATTGTGACGACCGGGTTAATCTATGCATGGGTGATCGTAAAAGATACGATTTTGTCAAAGGCGCATATCGGCAAAAAGATATTGTTTCATTACGCGATATTAGCGCTTTTTTTACTCGTAATCGATATTTTTGTTGGGTTTATGAAGTGGTCAACCACCTATGCCATTCCGCTGTTTGGTATGGCAGCAACTTTTATGATGACTCTGCTCGCCATTATAAAAAAATCGTTATGGCATAATGATATCGGTTATTTATTAGCGATGTTTTTCATCAGCCTATGTCCTGCGATTTTATTTATTTTTCAATTAGCGGATGTCATTTGGCCAAGTGTGGCAGCGATTGTTTACTCATTGCTCACGATCATCGGCATGATTATTTTTTCGGATCGGCAATTTAAAGAGGAAATAAAGAAAAGGTTTCATTTTTAA
- a CDS encoding ABC transporter ATP-binding protein gives MIELKYVEKRYPGSSEYLYVDSLTINKGEIVGILGGNGSGKTTLLKAIMGIGEIQNGTITVEGRPVTEQYDNIALITEEGSFLPDLTPVQYAEFLAGFFPRFNRKHFDKLISFYELEPQQKIKTFSKGQKLKLEICAGFAKDAKYMLMDEPFQGKDMFTRKDFLKLMVSNLKGDETILLTTHLIEEIEHVIDRAIIVHKGRIKADFYIDEMREQGKSISDVMSEVIGYKENKYKEALDDSFPEK, from the coding sequence ATGATCGAGCTGAAATATGTGGAAAAGCGCTATCCTGGGAGCAGTGAGTACTTATACGTGGATAGCTTAACGATAAACAAAGGTGAAATCGTTGGTATTCTTGGCGGAAACGGCAGCGGAAAAACAACATTGCTGAAAGCGATTATGGGAATCGGAGAAATTCAGAACGGAACCATAACAGTAGAAGGCAGACCAGTAACGGAGCAGTATGACAACATTGCGTTGATTACGGAAGAGGGCAGCTTTCTTCCTGATCTAACACCCGTTCAATATGCAGAGTTTTTGGCTGGTTTTTTTCCTAGATTCAATAGAAAACATTTTGACAAGCTGATCAGCTTTTATGAGCTTGAACCGCAGCAAAAAATCAAAACATTTTCCAAAGGGCAAAAGCTGAAGCTTGAAATTTGTGCGGGGTTTGCTAAGGACGCAAAATATATGCTGATGGACGAACCTTTTCAGGGCAAAGATATGTTCACTAGAAAGGATTTTTTAAAGCTGATGGTTTCCAATTTAAAAGGCGATGAGACGATCCTGCTTACGACACATTTAATAGAAGAAATTGAGCATGTTATCGACCGTGCCATTATTGTTCATAAGGGCAGAATTAAAGCGGACTTTTATATAGACGAGATGAGAGAACAAGGTAAAAGTATAAGTGATGTCATGTCTGAGGTTATTGGCTATAAAGAGAATAAATATAAGGAAGCTTTGGATGATTCATTTCCCGAGAAATAG
- a CDS encoding DNA alkylation repair protein, with protein sequence MNNEKAMFISDSILYRKGARKLSDIPNEVIDLIHMGKLETVNLTEWLVVDHIVLLQNVLNELGLHQESDPILDRLKHLNEKKIMKIIPAIAKEWLSLIARLAEEEQSKLYDIVAAHPSDSVRCWAAFIIGVDQRLSLVEKLASIRPFAADHHFGVREIAWMALRESISNDLVGALHLLEDWVRDHDANIRRFAIESIRPRGVWAKHIAKLKENPAMALSLLEAVNSDDAKYVQDSVGNWMNDASKTNPEWVRAICNDWLERSKAKETKRIVAKALRSLPVFR encoded by the coding sequence ATGAATAATGAGAAAGCGATGTTTATTTCTGACTCCATTTTATACCGCAAAGGTGCAAGAAAGTTGAGCGATATTCCAAATGAAGTGATAGATCTGATTCATATGGGGAAACTGGAGACGGTCAATTTGACGGAATGGCTCGTTGTCGATCATATTGTACTGCTGCAAAATGTACTAAACGAGCTTGGTTTGCATCAAGAATCCGATCCCATTCTGGATAGGTTGAAACATTTGAACGAGAAAAAAATTATGAAAATCATACCTGCTATCGCAAAGGAATGGCTTAGTTTAATCGCTCGACTAGCAGAAGAAGAGCAGTCTAAACTTTACGACATAGTAGCTGCTCACCCTTCAGACAGTGTTCGCTGCTGGGCTGCTTTTATTATCGGAGTGGATCAGCGTTTAAGTTTAGTAGAGAAGCTTGCATCGATTCGTCCTTTTGCGGCAGATCACCATTTTGGCGTTCGCGAGATTGCTTGGATGGCTCTAAGGGAATCCATCTCCAATGATTTAGTGGGAGCACTTCATTTACTCGAAGATTGGGTGCGTGATCATGATGCGAATATTAGGAGATTTGCCATTGAATCCATTCGACCGCGAGGCGTATGGGCCAAACATATTGCTAAGCTGAAAGAAAACCCTGCTATGGCTCTTTCCTTATTAGAAGCTGTGAACAGCGATGATGCCAAATATGTTCAGGATTCAGTAGGCAACTGGATGAATGACGCTAGCAAAACTAATCCTGAGTGGGTAAGAGCTATTTGTAATGACTGGTTGGAGCGCTCAAAGGCGAAGGAAACGAAAAGAATTGTGGCAAAAGCGTTAAGAAGCTTGCCGGTATTTCGCTAA
- a CDS encoding MerR family transcriptional regulator — MTGYLRGQIAKMANVNIETLRYYENHGLIPAPMRSESGYRMYSEEVLSHLTFIKNAKACGFTLKEIKKALTKSSSSQISLADFLTVIDKKMGKIRSDMERQEQTLAMLASLKTNLQAEERHPETQQTLHILHMES, encoded by the coding sequence ATGACCGGTTATTTGCGAGGGCAAATTGCAAAAATGGCGAATGTGAATATCGAAACGTTAAGATACTACGAGAATCACGGTCTAATTCCGGCGCCGATGCGTTCTGAATCAGGTTATCGGATGTACTCTGAGGAAGTATTAAGTCATCTTACGTTTATAAAAAATGCTAAGGCTTGTGGATTTACGTTAAAAGAAATCAAAAAAGCATTAACAAAGTCTAGCAGCAGTCAAATTAGTCTCGCTGATTTTTTGACTGTGATTGATAAAAAAATGGGTAAAATCCGTTCAGATATGGAACGGCAAGAACAAACATTAGCAATGCTCGCAAGCTTAAAAACAAATCTGCAAGCAGAAGAAAGGCACCCGGAAACTCAGCAAACACTTCACATCCTTCACATGGAATCTTAG
- a CDS encoding Crp/Fnr family transcriptional regulator, translating into MDNIQYLSQFNLLQSLTIEDLIEMDEMTSITVIPKKTFIQTPESFSEGLYFVKKGKVRLYKLSVEGKQFTSDILGEGNVFGEMNIISFGTRDHYIETIEESHICLMSKDRFENFLMQRPRFMMNLLQVLSDRISAMSRLTQNLALGGLHDKILHVLMKLSEQFGLTSMDRDEYCKVDFPLSHQEIANLVGATREAVTVALQELSEQKHIKTGFKTIYIHKKMLLQS; encoded by the coding sequence ATGGATAACATTCAATATTTATCGCAATTCAATTTGCTTCAATCACTCACAATAGAAGACTTGATAGAGATGGATGAAATGACCTCTATTACCGTTATCCCGAAAAAGACATTTATTCAAACACCGGAATCTTTTTCAGAAGGGCTTTATTTTGTAAAAAAGGGAAAGGTTCGTTTATATAAGCTGTCTGTGGAAGGCAAGCAATTTACTTCGGATATATTAGGTGAAGGAAATGTATTTGGCGAGATGAATATCATTTCATTTGGTACGCGGGATCACTATATTGAAACGATTGAAGAAAGCCATATTTGTTTGATGAGTAAAGATAGGTTTGAAAATTTTTTAATGCAGCGGCCTCGCTTCATGATGAATTTATTACAGGTTCTTAGTGATCGAATTAGTGCGATGAGTCGTTTAACACAAAATTTAGCTCTAGGAGGTCTTCATGATAAAATTTTGCATGTTCTCATGAAGCTTTCTGAGCAATTTGGACTTACGAGCATGGATAGGGATGAGTATTGCAAAGTTGATTTTCCTCTTTCACATCAAGAAATAGCAAATCTAGTTGGAGCGACAAGAGAAGCGGTAACGGTAGCCTTACAAGAGCTTTCGGAACAAAAACACATTAAGACAGGTTTTAAAACCATCTACATCCATAAAAAAATGTTGCTGCAAAGCTAG
- a CDS encoding alpha/beta hydrolase: MEKSSIEQLAAIKQFLKQTSNFSEMPVEKIRNEMNNTAAAMQMNTDIIVQEVVIGNLYGEWITPANLTVDVNKVVLYFHGGGFIAGTCAFYRDLTARIAKSSGVKVLVIEYRLAPEHLYPAANEDCLTAYRWLLENGYSAANILFGGDSVGGSLALMTLLSLRDQGEMLPAGAFLISPHTDLVHLDGESYTTRSELDPTGSLEGNRRILDMYLGSRTDEIPLLSPLRMNLSGLPDLFIQVGDHEVLLSDSTRFTDQARAAGVAVTLEVWDQMWSVFHFLAYMLPEAQQAIDHIGHFVKKKLP; encoded by the coding sequence ATGGAAAAATCGAGTATCGAACAGCTTGCAGCGATTAAACAATTTTTAAAACAAACGAGCAATTTTAGCGAAATGCCTGTGGAGAAAATACGAAATGAAATGAACAATACCGCAGCTGCAATGCAAATGAATACGGATATTATTGTCCAAGAGGTAGTAATCGGAAATCTATATGGTGAATGGATTACTCCAGCTAATCTAACTGTAGATGTGAACAAGGTCGTTCTTTACTTCCATGGCGGTGGTTTTATAGCAGGCACCTGTGCATTCTATCGTGATTTGACGGCAAGAATAGCGAAATCCAGTGGGGTGAAAGTGCTTGTCATTGAATATAGACTTGCACCGGAGCATTTGTATCCAGCTGCAAACGAGGATTGCCTCACTGCCTATCGTTGGTTGCTTGAAAACGGCTATTCCGCTGCTAATATCCTATTTGGAGGGGATTCAGTAGGCGGAAGCCTTGCGCTTATGACCTTGCTTTCACTTCGAGATCAAGGAGAGATGCTTCCAGCAGGTGCTTTTCTCATCTCCCCCCATACGGATCTAGTTCATTTGGATGGTGAATCCTATACGACTCGATCGGAGCTTGATCCTACAGGGAGCTTGGAGGGAAATCGCAGGATATTGGACATGTATTTAGGCAGCAGAACGGATGAAATCCCGCTCTTATCCCCACTTAGGATGAATTTGAGCGGACTGCCCGATTTGTTTATCCAAGTAGGCGATCATGAGGTTTTGTTAAGCGACTCTACACGGTTTACGGATCAAGCAAGAGCAGCAGGTGTCGCAGTTACGTTGGAAGTATGGGATCAGATGTGGAGTGTATTTCATTTTCTCGCCTACATGCTTCCGGAAGCGCAGCAGGCTATCGACCATATTGGTCATTTTGTAAAAAAGAAGCTGCCTTAA
- a CDS encoding alpha/beta hydrolase codes for MDLKSKNQTNLKVDKGSAMNKKTRKPKLKVIMKIVVSVVILLLIGGMWQYNMMNKESQMFLPQGKRFTINSHDMHVYSVGTAGSLTIVFVAGSGTPNAFTDFYYLQNELQQYARTVSFDHAGFGWSEQTHIPRTIDTLVDELHELLNTSNETAPYVLIGHSLASLEVLRFAQRYPDEVEQIILLDGGSPEYYANAREMQPYLINRFMAGLRVTGIARALGNIGVLLPFTAENIRNQRLPIAWKATDLAMYYNHIGDSNNLSFIKNMNENARAVLDGGYLKDTPLLILSSDSGGEWAKVQRQLLQWSSLSKQETISDSEHYIHWSNREEVLQKIVNTINNN; via the coding sequence ATGGATCTAAAAAGTAAAAACCAAACAAATTTAAAAGTCGATAAAGGATCAGCCATGAACAAAAAAACTCGTAAACCAAAATTAAAAGTCATAATGAAAATCGTAGTGTCTGTTGTCATCCTTCTGTTAATAGGAGGAATGTGGCAATACAATATGATGAATAAAGAATCGCAAATGTTTTTGCCGCAAGGAAAACGATTTACGATAAACTCGCATGACATGCACGTATACAGTGTTGGAACTGCTGGTAGCCTAACCATTGTTTTTGTTGCTGGGTCTGGTACGCCTAATGCTTTTACTGATTTTTACTACTTACAAAACGAACTGCAACAATATGCGAGAACCGTAAGTTTTGACCATGCTGGTTTTGGTTGGAGCGAGCAAACACATATCCCTAGAACGATTGATACATTAGTTGATGAACTGCATGAATTGCTTAATACATCAAATGAAACCGCGCCTTACGTTTTAATTGGACACTCGCTCGCATCATTAGAGGTGCTTCGTTTTGCACAACGATACCCTGACGAAGTAGAACAAATCATTTTATTAGATGGCGGCAGCCCTGAATATTATGCAAATGCTAGGGAGATGCAGCCCTATTTGATAAATCGCTTTATGGCAGGTCTGCGTGTAACTGGAATAGCTAGAGCTTTAGGAAATATAGGCGTTTTACTTCCATTTACCGCTGAGAACATACGTAATCAACGGCTCCCTATCGCATGGAAAGCCACTGACTTAGCCATGTATTATAATCATATTGGAGATTCCAATAATTTGAGTTTCATAAAAAATATGAATGAGAATGCTCGTGCTGTATTAGATGGCGGTTACTTAAAAGACACCCCGCTGCTTATTTTATCTTCAGATAGTGGAGGCGAATGGGCGAAAGTGCAGCGACAGCTTTTACAATGGTCCAGCCTTAGTAAACAAGAAACCATTTCTGATTCTGAGCATTACATTCATTGGTCTAACAGAGAAGAAGTATTGCAAAAAATAGTGAACACAATTAATAATAATTAA
- a CDS encoding GntR family transcriptional regulator: protein MQAALYVKRQILLGKVESGDKLPSRREIAAQLNINPNTVQKAFKLMEDEGYVRTSSTLGSVIYVDEAILKQIEAELTDELVKAFIGSAKEIHLSFQQVISLISERWE, encoded by the coding sequence GTGCAGGCCGCATTGTATGTGAAGAGGCAAATACTGCTGGGGAAAGTTGAATCGGGAGATAAGCTGCCGTCTAGGCGAGAAATAGCTGCACAACTGAACATTAATCCGAATACAGTGCAAAAGGCTTTTAAGCTTATGGAGGATGAAGGTTATGTTCGCACGAGCAGTACGCTCGGCAGTGTCATTTATGTAGATGAGGCGATCTTAAAGCAAATTGAAGCTGAGCTGACGGATGAGTTAGTGAAAGCGTTTATTGGCTCCGCTAAGGAGATTCATTTGTCGTTCCAACAAGTCATTTCCCTCATTAGCGAGCGTTGGGAATAG